The Drechmeria coniospora strain ARSEF 6962 chromosome 02, whole genome shotgun sequence genome has a segment encoding these proteins:
- a CDS encoding Peptidase C65, otubain, producing the protein MSLNHTLSTVGGYSYFEDWADEMTGLLRELAAIVTDGPAAHGLLLQRWNDAAVEGGLIYYLRLLAATYLKANASTYDPFVPDGQGVQAYCSQSVELVNREIEHLGIVALANILLKPAGIALEIAYLDRSPGGRVNNHRFADEGEQVIYLLYRPDHYDILYRAPAARPVAMQVRSLSHDVRIAPSSASLAAYSSLDLDVLAMIPGFTAVVPLMAMPTPEGPEAEPLAPTDGASPWPPTFLDGPPTPVPPLATTSVLARCPLEAPACPIRFSPVQLEYDESNGGFGEANFQAKTSAFKNSVWNRAHYGNSHFHPEEWTPLDEDKGKRRRAKDA; encoded by the coding sequence ATGAGCCTCAACCACACGCTGTCGACGGTCGGCGGCTACAGCTACTTCGAGGActgggccgacgagatgACGGGCCTGCtgcgcgagctcgccgccatcgtgaCCGACGGGCCCGCCGCCCACGGCCTGCTTCTCCAGCGCTGGaacgacgcggccgtcgagggagggCTCATCTACTACCTacgcctgctcgccgccacctACCTCAAGGCCAACGCGTCTACGTACGACCCCTTCGTGCCCGACGGCCAGGGCGTCCAGGCCTACTGCAGCCAGTCGGTGGAGCTCGTCAACCGCGAGATCGAGCACCTCGGCATCGTGGCCCTCGCCAACATCCTCCTGAAgccggccggcatcgccctcgaGATCGCCTACCTCGACCGCAGCCCCGGCGGCCGCGTCAACAACCaccgcttcgccgacgagggcgagcaggtcATCTACCTGCTCTACCGCCCGGACCACTACGACATCCTCTACCgcgcccccgccgcccgGCCCGTGGCGATGCAGGTCAGGAGCCTCTCGCACGACGTGCGCATCGCGCCCAGCagcgccagcctcgccgcctactcgtccctcgacctcgacgtgctcgccATGATCCCCGGCTTCACGGCCGTCGTGCCACTCATGGCAATGCCGACGCCCGAAGgccccgaggccgagcccttggcgccgacggacggcgcgagcccgtggccgccgacgttcctcgacggcccgccgacaccggtgccgccgctcgccacCACCTCGGTCCTCGCCCGATGCCCCCTCGAGGCGCCGGCCTGCCCGATCCGCTTCAGCCCCGTCCAGCTCGAGTACGACGAGTCCaacggcggcttcggcgaggcCAACTTCCAGGCGAAGACGAGCGCCTTCAAGAACAGCGTCTGGAACCGCGCCCACTACGGCAACTCGCACTTTCACCCCGAGGAGTGGACGCCCCTCGACGAAGACAAGGGGAAGAGGCGGAGGGCCAAGGACGCGTga
- a CDS encoding PCI/PINT associated module, with amino-acid sequence MSDDEDFMQESDDEQYDFEYEEDDDADNGDIDIENKYYNAKQLKLTDPNDAILEFLGIPPLEGERGEWGFKGLKQAIKLEFKQGRYDEAAEHYAELLTYVKSAVTRNYSEQSINNMLDFIEKGAGNAEAVQSIERFYSLTLESFQSSNNERLWLKTNLKLAKLLLDRKEYLAVSKKLRDLHHACHRADGSDDPSKGTYLLEIYALEIQMLAETKSNKQLKALYQRALKVKSAVPHPRIMGIIRECGGKMHMSEENWNEAQSDFFESFRNYDEAGSLQRIQVLKYLLLTTMLMKSDINPFDSQETKPYRTDPRILAMTELVDAYQRDDVHAYERVLQGNQDILADPFIAENIDEVTRNMRTKGVLKLIAPYSRMKLCWIAKQLKISEPEAQDIVAFLIVDGKIDGSIDQKQGVLEMAGDADTERIAALSSLTRSIADLYAVVFRDGDGFRNVDHAVDDNPLETLQAISMRKATRMREAEQRARKSKAIPAWA; translated from the exons atgtcggacgacgaggatttTATGCAggagtcggacgacgagca GTACGACTTTGAgtacgaggaggatgacgacgccgacaatGGAGACATTGACATTGAAAATAAATACTACAACGCCAAGCAGCTGAAGCTGACGGATCCGAATGACGCCATTCTCGAGTTCCTCGGCATCCCGCCCCTCGAAGGGGAAAGGGGCGAATGGGGCTTCAAAGGGCTCAAGCAAGCCATCAAGCTCGAGTTCAAGCAAGGTCGATACGACGAG GCGGCTGAGCACTATGCCGAGCTCCTCACGTACGTCAAGTCGGCTGTGACGCGCAACTACTCGGAACAGTCGATCAACAACATGCTCGACTTCATCGAGAAAGGCGCGGGCAACGCCGAGGCGGTCCAGAGCATCGAAAGGTTCTACTCGCTCACGCTCGAGAGCTTCCAGAGCAGCAACAACGAGCGGCTGTGGCTCAAGACCAACCTAAAGCTCGCCAAGCTTCTGCTCGACCGGAAGGAGTACCTGGCCGTCTCCAAGAAGCTGCGGGACCTGCACCACGCCTGCCAccgcgccgacggctccgacgacCCGAGCAAGGGCACCTACCTGCTCGAAATCTACGCACTCGAGATCCAGATGCTCGCCGAGACTAAGAGCAACAAGCAGCTCAAGGCGCTCTACCAGCGCGCGCTCAAGGTCAAGTCGGCGGTGCCGCACCCCCGCATCATGGGCATCATCCGTGAGTGCGGCGGCAAGATGCACATGAGCGAGGAGAACTGGAATGAGGCCCAGAGCGACTTCTTCGAGTCCTTTCGCAActacgacgaggccggctcgCTCCAGCGGATCCAGGTGCTCAAGTATCTGCTTCTCACGACGATGCTCATGAAGTCGGACATCAACCCCTTCGACTCGCAGGAGACGAAGCCGTACCGGACGGACCCGCGCATcctggccatgacggagctcgtcgacgcctacCAGCGCGACGACGTGCACGCGTACGAAAGGGTGCTGCAAGGGAACCAGGACATCCTGGCCGACCCGTTCATCGCCGAGAACATCGACGAGGTGACGCGCAACATGCGGACCAAGGGCGTGCTGAAGCTCATCGCGCCTTATAGTCGCATGAAGCTGTGCTGGATCGCCAAGCAGCTCAAGATATCGGAGCCCGAGGCGCAGGACATTGTCGCCttcctcatcgtcgacggcaaaaTTGACGGTTCCATCGACCAGAAGCAGGGGGTTCTCGAGATGGCAGGCGACGCCGACACGGagcgcatcgccgccctcaGCAGCCTGACGCGGTCTATAGCGGACCTCTACGCCGTCGTTTTCcgggacggcgacggcttccGCAACGTCGaccacgccgtcgacgacaaccCGCTGGAGACGCTGCAGGCGATATCGATGAGGAAGGCGACGCGAATGCGCGAGGCTGAGCAGCGGGCGAGGAAGTCCAAGGCCATCCCCGCGTGGGCGTAG
- a CDS encoding MFS transporter, with protein sequence MARRDADVERDSLEGRSEADPLLSSDAPVGSPPEDGSDKAFRRTVIAMCVLFLFIVETSGVIIEPPKLQLMEDIICRDQYPDHLMGVDDGRCKDAEVQKTLAMVRSWSLSSEMFVPLLVQIPYGIIADKYGRRIVLFLALFGCCLQLAWVMVTRESPSFLVAPGEREANRPCPSVSFPDVFSIWAMLYGSITYFIGGGGQMAVAMLWTILADTLPVAERTAVFYQLYAMTLLLGVVVNPIAAMLLNVDPWIAMWLGFGGLILGTLATLLVPETVQIRQKADGSRRRSSVGDCAVPAKSRIRQAWFAAKNDMSHIWRFIFASKNVMILMAAYTLFSPVKLNISYNLLQYMTKRFGLTWSTATLYSTVINSTSVVVLLFMLPMASSLLTKRFGYDVLRRDLLLARISVLFLVVGSFSLAFAAVPWLFISSLVTTSLGVGFIALCRALLNAIVEPHTIATLNTTISTLETLVGLVGAPALGWLLGRGIELGGPWFGLPFLVTAICSAFVLVAVIAFKVPNDFARP encoded by the exons ATGGCACGCcgagacgccgacgtcgagcgcgACAGTCTCGAGGGCAGGTCCGAAGCGGATCCCCTGCTGAGCTCCGACGCACCTGTCGGTTCGCCGCCCGAGGACGGGTCCGACAAGGCCTTCCGCCGCACCGTAATCGCCATGTGtgtcctcttcctcttcatcgtcgagaCGAGCGGGGTCATCATCGAGCCGCCCAAGCTGCAGCTCATGGAGGACATCATCTGCCGCGACCAGTACCCCGACCACCTgatgggcgtcgacgacggccgatgcAAAGATGCCGAGGTGCAGAAGACGCTCGCCATGGTCCGCTCTTGGTCCTTGTCGTCCGAGATGTTTGTCC CGCTCCTCGTCCAAATCCCCTACGGCATCATCGCCGACAAGTACGGCCGCCGcatcgtcctcttcctcgccctcttcggCTGCTGCCTCCAGTTAGCCTGGGTCATGGTCACTCGTGAGTCTCCGTCCTTCCTCGTCGCGCCCGGCGAGCGAGAGGCTAATCGGCCATGTCCATCAGTGAGCTTCCCGGACGTCTTTTCCATCTGGGCCATGCTGTACGGCAGCATCACCTActtcatcggcggcggcggacagATGGCGGTCGCCATGCTCTGgaccatcctcgccgacacgTTGCCCGTGGCCGAGCGCACCGCCGTCTTCTATCAGCTCTACGCCATGACGCTGCTgcttggcgtcgtcgtcaacccCATCGCGGCCATGCTGCTCAACGTCGACCCGTGGATCGCCATGTGGCTCGGCTTCGGAGGTTTAATCCTCGGCACCCTCGCCACCCTGCTGGTTCCCGAGACGGTGCAGATTCGGCAaaaggccgacggcagccggcGGAGAAGCAGCGTCGGCGATTGTGCCGTGCCGGCGAAGAGCAGGATCCGGCAGGCTTGGTTTGCGGCCAAGAATGACATGTCGCACATCTGGCGATTCATCTTTGCCTCGAAGAACGTCATGATTCTCATGGCCGCCTACACCCTGTTCTCGCCCGTCAAGCTCAACATCTCGTACAACCTCTTGCAATACATGACGAAGCGCTTCGGCTTGACCTGGTCCACC GCCACGCTCTACTCGACCGTCATCAACTCCACCTCGGTCGTCGTTTTGCTATTCATGctgccgatggcctcgtccttgCTGACCAAACGCTTCGGCTACGACGTCCTGCGACGGGACCTGCTCCTCGCCAGAATAtccgtcctcttcctcgtcgtgggGAGCTTCAGCCTCGcattcgccgccgtcccgtgGCTGTTCATCTCCTCGCTTGTCACGACaagcctcggcgtcggcttcatcgCCCTGTGCCGGGCCCTGCTCAACGCCATCGTGGAGCCGCACACGATCGCGACGCTCAACACGACCATCTCGACGTTGGAgacgctcgtcggcctcgtcggcgcccccgCCCTCGGCTGGCTTCTGGGCCGAGGCATCGAGCTTGGCGGGCCCTGGTTCGGCCTGCCCTTTTTGGTGACGGCCATATGCTCCGCCTttgtgctcgtcgccgtcattgCCTTTAAGGTGCCGAATGATTTTGCGCGGCCTTGA